The Henckelia pumila isolate YLH828 chromosome 2, ASM3356847v2, whole genome shotgun sequence genome includes a window with the following:
- the LOC140881842 gene encoding uncharacterized protein has protein sequence MRRQGHYGGEPGGGGHRTYGAAATQLHQQQHPNSKSGYYQGRHQDQQSLGENESRQRHQNENQWRWERDGGGQPKLPQTAMSPTAPFAEGKGREHEAPRTYYQGQRSDPRMPFEKQGGGDPRSQAREEDMDIGYEDNRTIQSFDGLEQIFLDDFMKLSKEQNDAEDAENARHRERLNAINEKYQEQLVALRAQHANLKEEFLRKESQARKLQYDQIATEQYPNSVMGPGDPRGYNSGHTPTGEPHRAYNNDYYDSSSRERGRFQGNSRDHGFEPRVPYPRGRAYDTGSRHY, from the exons ATGAGAAGGCAAGGCCATTACGGCGGTGAGCCGGGCGGCGGGGGCCACCGTACATACGGCGCTGCTGCCACTCAATTGCATCAGCAGCAGCATCCAAACAGCAAGTCCGGATATTACCAGGGGCGTCACCAAGATCAGCAGTCTCTTGGAGAGAATGAGAGTCGCCAGCGGCATCAAAATGAAAATCAATGGCGGTGGGAAAGAGATGGTGGTGGCCAGCCTAAATTGCCTCAAACTGCGATGTCTCCCACTGCACCCTTCGCCGAAG GTAAAGGTCGTGAGCATGAAGCGCCTAGAACCTATTACCAGGGTCAGAGGTCAGATCCTCGAATGCCATTTGAGAAGCAAGGTGGTGGAGATCCCAGATCTCAGGCCCGTGAAGAGGATATGGACATAGGCTATGAAGATAATCGCACGATACAGAGTTTTGATGGTCTTGAGCAGATATTCTTGGACGATTTCATGAAACTGAGCAAGGAACAAAATGATGCGGAGGATGCAGAAAATGCTAGGCACAGAGAG AGATTAAATGCCATCAACGAGAAGTATCAGGAGCAGCTTGTTGCTCTTCGAGCCCAGCATGCCAATCTTAAAGAAGAGTTTCTCCGAAAAGAATCTCAAGCTAGAAAACTGCAGTATGACCAGATTGCTACAGAGCAATATCCCAATAGCGTGATGGGCCCTGGCGATCCTCGTGGGTACAACTCTGGGCACACGCCCACTGGGGAGCCACACCGAGCTTACAATAATGATTACTATGATTCTTCATCGAGAGAGCGGGGTAGATTTCAAGGTAACTCCAGGGATCATGGCTTTGAGCCTAGAGTTCCATACCCAAGGGGCCGTGCGTATGACACTGGCTCCCGTCATTATTAA